In Oryza brachyantha chloroplast, complete genome, one DNA window encodes the following:
- the rpl23 gene encoding ribosomal protein L23: MDGIKYAVFTEKSLRLLGKNQYTFNVESGFTKTEIKHWVELFFGVKVVAVNSHRLPGKGRRMGPILGHTMHYRRMIITLQPGYSIPLLDREKN; the protein is encoded by the coding sequence ATGGATGGAATCAAATACGCAGTATTTACAGAAAAAAGTCTTCGTTTATTGGGAAAGAATCAATATACTTTTAATGTCGAATCGGGATTCACTAAGACAGAAATAAAGCATTGGGTCGAACTCTTCTTTGGTGTTAAGGTAGTAGCTGTGAATAGCCATCGACTACCCGGAAAGGGTAGAAGAATGGGCCCTATTCTGGGACATACAATGCATTACAGACGTATGATCATTACCCTTCAACCGGGTTATTCTATTCCACTTCTAGATAGAGAAAAAAACTAA